From Desulfosalsimonas propionicica, the proteins below share one genomic window:
- a CDS encoding helix-turn-helix domain-containing protein, with amino-acid sequence MVEWKDKAAHLASKYINGTGCHVFLTGRAGTGKTTFLHDIRRRTHKNTIVAAPTGIAAINAEGVTLHSLFQLPFGAFIPEDRPPGDSALDFELNTPQSLRRNLKMHTTKRNMLRKLELLIIDEVSMLRADLLDAIDAVLRLVRRRRDEVFGGVQILFIGDLQQLPPVVKNNEWQVLNEFYTTPFFFGARALQQKSPVYIELSHIYRQSDETFISVLNHLRDGRLTDADIERLNRCCRPGFAPEADEGYVYLTTHNRRADRINQAELEKLPGKPFEYNARVKGTFDARTYPVEPVLALKKGAQVMFIKNDPTGEHRFFNGRIGFVEKLDAEGIKVGFSDQSPPVWVEPHTWENKRYALNKETNEIAEKTVGTFVHFPLKLAWAITIHKSQGLTFDRAVIDVDGAFAAGQVYVALSRLTSLEGLVLTSPFRFRQMDRDPALDAFVGQKKDPEDLEQSLHPACLDYLARTVRDAFDFSGLVREMDFHVRTYTKDAAHSKKQAHLDWARSLQADLGPVREVGGKFVRQLDRILADDGADGGLDYLAQRVEAAKGYFEPVFTGLCERIRRHLSELKTQKTGLKKYITEIETLDQQFSGQFQKIEKAAALINTFGGGKELTKADLPSAQPEKPGSGSSAKAGAPKNKPKPGKKTDTKTLTLQLYRQGKTVDEIAEDRSLHPRTIEGHLAHWIEQGEIAATDLVSKMDLDEISKAFKELQTPYLKPIHEFFSGRHDYATLKFAAAFLAQQNKA; translated from the coding sequence ATGGTTGAGTGGAAAGACAAGGCCGCGCACCTGGCCTCAAAATACATCAACGGCACCGGATGCCACGTTTTTTTGACGGGCCGGGCCGGCACGGGCAAGACCACGTTTTTGCACGACATCCGCAGGCGCACCCATAAAAATACCATTGTGGCCGCGCCCACGGGCATTGCCGCCATCAATGCCGAAGGCGTGACCCTTCATTCCCTGTTCCAGCTGCCCTTTGGCGCGTTTATTCCCGAAGACCGGCCGCCCGGGGATTCGGCCCTGGACTTTGAGCTAAACACCCCCCAGTCCTTGCGCCGGAATCTCAAAATGCACACTACCAAGCGCAACATGCTCAGAAAACTGGAACTGCTGATCATCGATGAGGTGAGCATGCTGCGCGCCGATCTGCTCGACGCCATTGACGCGGTGCTGCGATTGGTACGAAGGCGGCGCGATGAGGTCTTCGGCGGGGTCCAGATCCTTTTTATCGGCGATCTGCAGCAGCTGCCGCCGGTGGTCAAAAACAACGAATGGCAGGTGTTAAACGAATTTTACACAACCCCGTTTTTTTTCGGAGCCCGGGCCCTACAGCAAAAAAGTCCTGTATACATCGAGCTTTCCCACATTTACCGGCAAAGTGATGAAACCTTTATTTCCGTTTTAAACCACCTGCGCGACGGCCGGCTGACCGATGCAGACATTGAGCGCCTCAACCGCTGCTGTCGGCCCGGCTTTGCGCCGGAAGCTGATGAAGGCTATGTGTATCTGACCACCCACAACCGCAGGGCAGACCGGATCAACCAGGCTGAACTGGAAAAGCTGCCCGGAAAACCCTTTGAATACAACGCCCGGGTCAAGGGCACATTTGATGCCCGCACCTATCCGGTGGAACCGGTGCTGGCCCTGAAAAAAGGCGCCCAGGTCATGTTTATCAAAAATGATCCCACAGGAGAGCACCGGTTTTTCAACGGACGGATCGGATTTGTGGAAAAGCTGGATGCAGAAGGGATCAAGGTGGGGTTTTCCGATCAGAGCCCGCCGGTCTGGGTGGAGCCGCATACCTGGGAGAACAAACGCTATGCCCTGAACAAGGAAACAAACGAAATCGCCGAAAAAACCGTGGGCACATTTGTCCACTTTCCCCTGAAGCTGGCCTGGGCCATTACCATTCACAAAAGCCAGGGCCTGACCTTTGACCGGGCGGTCATTGACGTGGACGGGGCATTTGCCGCCGGCCAGGTCTACGTGGCCTTATCCCGGCTCACCTCCCTGGAGGGCCTTGTGCTGACCAGCCCTTTCCGGTTCCGGCAAATGGACCGGGACCCGGCCCTGGATGCATTTGTCGGGCAGAAAAAAGATCCCGAGGACCTGGAGCAATCCCTGCACCCGGCCTGCCTGGATTATCTGGCCCGCACCGTCAGGGATGCCTTTGATTTTTCCGGCCTGGTGCGGGAAATGGATTTTCATGTGCGCACCTACACCAAGGATGCGGCCCATTCCAAAAAACAGGCGCACCTGGACTGGGCCCGGTCCCTGCAGGCGGATCTGGGGCCGGTCCGGGAAGTGGGCGGCAAGTTCGTAAGACAACTGGACCGGATACTGGCCGACGATGGTGCCGATGGCGGCCTGGATTATCTGGCACAGCGGGTGGAGGCGGCCAAAGGATATTTTGAGCCGGTTTTCACCGGGCTCTGCGAACGCATCCGCCGGCACCTGTCTGAACTCAAAACCCAAAAAACCGGGCTGAAAAAATACATCACGGAAATTGAAACACTGGATCAGCAGTTTTCCGGCCAGTTTCAGAAAATCGAAAAAGCAGCCGCATTAATCAACACCTTTGGCGGCGGAAAGGAGCTCACAAAAGCCGATCTGCCCAGTGCACAGCCGGAAAAGCCCGGGTCCGGGTCTTCGGCCAAAGCCGGTGCGCCCAAAAACAAACCCAAACCCGGGAAAAAAACCGACACCAAAACCCTGACCCTTCAACTTTACCGCCAGGGCAAAACAGTGGACGAAATCGCCGAAGACCGCTCCCTGCACCCCCGCACCATCGAGGGCCATCTGGCCCACTGGATCGAACAGGGCGAAATTGCGGCCACAGACCTGGTTTCAAAGATGGATCTGGATGAAATCAGCAAGGCCTTCAAAGAGCTGCAAACCCCTTATCTCAAGCCGATTCACGAATTTTTCTCTGGCAGACACGATTATGCCACCCTGAAATTTGCTGCGGCTTTTTTGGCACAGCAGAACAAAGCATGA
- the selD gene encoding selenide, water dikinase SelD — MADNATPKYLLTEKTRASGUAGKLGPELLDRVVQQLPVKTDPRLLVGMETSDDAGVYQLSHDTALIQTLDFFTPIIDSPYDFGRIAAANALSDIYAMGGRPLTAMNIVCFPSDDLPESVLKDTLAGGLEVIHESGAVLVGGHSVDDVEFKYGLSVTGVVHPDAVWKNSGAASGDQIILTKPIGTGILATAVKGKLADDKTISELIAITTRLNKNAALAAERFSPRACTDVTGFGLAGHLLEMARASKKEISLSVSAVPVIESALEFGRMGLFPAGAYANKKFFEPSIGFAPELDPILTDLLFDPQTSGGLLLALPESKGSKLVKILQEQGIEAGIIGEVTGPHTCGALRILP, encoded by the coding sequence ATGGCTGACAACGCAACTCCCAAATATCTGCTGACCGAAAAAACCCGGGCTTCGGGCTGAGCAGGCAAGCTGGGTCCGGAGTTGCTGGACCGGGTGGTGCAACAATTGCCCGTCAAAACCGATCCGCGTCTTCTGGTGGGAATGGAGACCTCGGATGACGCGGGCGTCTATCAGTTGAGCCATGATACGGCCCTGATCCAGACCCTGGATTTTTTCACGCCCATCATTGACTCACCCTATGATTTCGGCCGGATTGCCGCAGCCAATGCATTGAGCGACATTTACGCCATGGGCGGCCGACCCCTGACGGCCATGAACATCGTGTGTTTTCCATCCGATGATCTGCCTGAAAGCGTTTTAAAAGACACCCTGGCCGGGGGACTGGAAGTGATCCATGAATCCGGCGCCGTGCTTGTGGGCGGCCATTCCGTGGATGACGTGGAATTCAAATACGGCTTGTCTGTAACCGGCGTGGTACACCCGGATGCGGTCTGGAAAAACAGCGGGGCGGCTTCCGGCGATCAGATCATTCTGACCAAACCCATTGGAACCGGAATTCTGGCCACGGCTGTCAAGGGCAAACTGGCAGACGATAAAACAATCAGTGAACTCATTGCCATCACCACCCGGTTAAACAAAAACGCAGCTCTGGCCGCAGAAAGATTTTCTCCGCGGGCGTGCACCGATGTGACCGGATTCGGCCTTGCCGGACACCTGCTGGAAATGGCCCGGGCCTCAAAAAAAGAAATTTCCCTGTCCGTGTCAGCGGTCCCGGTAATCGAGTCGGCCCTGGAATTCGGGCGCATGGGGCTGTTTCCGGCCGGGGCCTATGCCAACAAGAAATTTTTCGAACCCAGTATTGGCTTTGCCCCGGAGCTTGATCCCATTTTAACCGATCTTCTCTTTGACCCCCAGACCTCGGGGGGACTGCTGCTGGCCCTGCCCGAATCAAAAGGGTCAAAACTGGTCAAAATCCTTCAAGAACAAGGAATTGAGGCCGGCATCATCGGCGAGGTCACCGGTCCTCATACTTGCGGGGCCCTGAGAATACTTCCCTGA
- a CDS encoding hydrogenase iron-sulfur subunit, whose product MSTWEPKIAAFFCNWCTYGAADLAGVSRMQYPTGIRVIRLPCSGRVSPKFILAAFRSGVDGVWVSGCHPGDCHYIEGNYYARRKFALLKNLLEHMGIEPGRLHFSWISSAESTKFVEVAEFVVDSVKKLGPANRMIKEAPAAVLF is encoded by the coding sequence ATGTCCACATGGGAACCAAAAATAGCGGCCTTTTTTTGCAACTGGTGTACCTACGGCGCAGCTGATCTGGCAGGTGTCAGCCGTATGCAGTATCCCACGGGTATCCGGGTGATTCGCCTTCCCTGCAGCGGCCGGGTCAGTCCGAAGTTCATTCTTGCGGCATTCCGCAGCGGTGTGGACGGGGTCTGGGTGTCCGGATGCCACCCCGGCGACTGCCATTATATAGAGGGCAATTATTACGCCAGGCGCAAATTTGCACTTCTTAAAAATCTTCTGGAGCACATGGGAATTGAGCCCGGCCGTCTGCACTTTTCCTGGATCTCTTCGGCCGAGTCCACCAAGTTCGTTGAGGTTGCTGAGTTTGTCGTTGATTCTGTGAAAAAACTGGGGCCGGCCAATCGGATGATCAAGGAGGCGCCCGCAGCTGTTTTGTTTTAA
- a CDS encoding SelB domain-containing protein, which produces MNRYFTIGVAGHAGHGKTALVQSLTGMKSDKVREGKEKNYSSQCLIAPLQFASGVQAAFVDVPANPSYLKNMVRGLYPVDMAIIAVAADEGVMHQTREHLQIVQCLGIHAGLAVLTKTDLADEEICSLAEMEINDLTENTFFADTPVCRFSTARPDKWGHLLETIEAGAKKLPPRQADLPFRLWIDQVKQSAGFGTIVTGTILQGSIRVNETVKIEPDGWQSRVRFMETHGIRTGSAAAGQRVGLNLHKIAFQSVKKGMVLTSPETGSVCRFINAETGLWENAGRPVNSRIRMRLFIGTAVVSAMLVFMDTDFLEPGRKCLVQFRLSRPVSCMPGDRFAVSFLNDNRLVGGGRVLAPSDEKFRKAKASSQIACLKALQENDSSGYLGAVLDRYPNTPFSPADLADRSLFPESVFEDEIRRGLGKDKLIRVGDGVVKRQQYEKRLREVRALFKKPPVGQKSIQPRFHIREVADRLGILAESAVLHHVMAWLCAQGHLCLFKGYYQVPAHSVRLSADYKNLASSVMEFANECGLKPFTAGHFNKTHHDQYEKARVEKILRFLVSQNKLIPLEGGKFITPDAVRQIRERMVSFIKEQGKFSIRDCHDVFGYGRSQAVAVLEYLDETGMTKRLENFRVLGPGPGLPEFQQQKN; this is translated from the coding sequence ATGAACAGGTATTTTACCATCGGGGTTGCCGGTCATGCAGGTCACGGGAAAACAGCACTGGTGCAATCTCTGACAGGCATGAAATCAGATAAAGTCAGAGAAGGAAAAGAAAAAAATTACTCCTCTCAATGCCTGATTGCCCCGTTGCAGTTTGCGTCCGGAGTTCAGGCGGCCTTCGTGGATGTGCCGGCAAACCCGTCATATCTCAAAAACATGGTCCGCGGGCTGTATCCGGTGGATATGGCAATAATTGCCGTGGCCGCAGATGAAGGGGTCATGCATCAAACCAGGGAGCATCTTCAGATTGTTCAATGTCTGGGTATACACGCAGGATTGGCTGTACTGACCAAAACCGATCTGGCCGACGAAGAGATCTGCTCCCTGGCTGAAATGGAAATCAACGATTTAACGGAAAACACATTTTTTGCAGATACTCCGGTTTGCCGGTTTTCAACAGCCCGGCCGGACAAATGGGGGCACCTTCTTGAAACCATAGAAGCAGGTGCTAAAAAATTGCCGCCCCGGCAAGCTGATCTTCCCTTTCGTCTCTGGATCGATCAGGTCAAGCAGTCAGCCGGTTTTGGAACAATAGTGACCGGAACCATTCTTCAGGGCAGTATCCGGGTAAATGAAACAGTGAAGATAGAACCCGACGGCTGGCAAAGCCGGGTCCGGTTTATGGAAACCCATGGCATAAGAACAGGTTCGGCCGCAGCGGGTCAGCGGGTTGGACTCAATCTGCATAAAATCGCCTTTCAGTCGGTAAAAAAGGGAATGGTGCTCACATCTCCGGAAACCGGAAGTGTTTGCCGGTTTATTAACGCGGAAACGGGGCTGTGGGAAAACGCCGGCCGGCCTGTAAACAGCCGGATCCGAATGAGGCTTTTTATCGGCACTGCCGTTGTAAGCGCCATGCTGGTTTTTATGGATACTGATTTTCTGGAGCCCGGCAGGAAATGTCTGGTCCAGTTTCGTCTCTCCCGGCCTGTTTCATGCATGCCGGGAGACAGATTTGCAGTGTCTTTTTTAAATGACAACAGGTTGGTCGGAGGCGGGCGGGTGCTTGCGCCAAGTGATGAAAAATTCCGCAAAGCCAAAGCTTCCAGCCAGATCGCATGCCTGAAGGCCCTTCAGGAAAATGACAGCTCCGGATACCTTGGTGCAGTCCTTGACCGTTATCCGAATACACCGTTTTCCCCGGCAGACCTGGCTGATCGGTCCTTGTTCCCGGAATCTGTGTTTGAGGATGAAATCAGGCGCGGGCTTGGAAAAGACAAACTGATCCGGGTGGGTGACGGCGTGGTTAAACGGCAGCAATATGAAAAACGGCTGCGAGAGGTAAGGGCGCTTTTTAAAAAACCGCCAGTCGGTCAAAAATCTATACAACCACGGTTTCATATCAGAGAAGTGGCTGACCGGCTGGGAATTTTGGCGGAATCGGCGGTTTTACATCATGTGATGGCCTGGCTGTGCGCTCAGGGGCATCTTTGTCTGTTTAAAGGTTATTATCAGGTTCCCGCCCATTCTGTAAGGTTATCTGCTGATTATAAAAACCTGGCTTCAAGCGTCATGGAGTTTGCCAATGAGTGCGGATTAAAACCTTTTACAGCCGGCCATTTCAACAAAACTCACCATGATCAGTATGAAAAAGCAAGAGTGGAAAAAATTCTGCGGTTTTTGGTTTCGCAAAATAAATTGATTCCACTTGAAGGAGGAAAGTTTATCACTCCGGATGCTGTCAGGCAGATTCGGGAACGCATGGTATCGTTTATCAAAGAGCAGGGAAAATTTTCAATCCGTGATTGTCACGATGTCTTCGGCTACGGTCGTTCCCAGGCCGTGGCGGTGCTGGAATACCTTGACGAAACAGGCATGACAAAGCGGCTGGAAAATTTCAGGGTCCTGGGCCCTGGTCCCGGTTTGCCTGAATTTCAGCAGCAGAAAAATTGA
- a CDS encoding (Fe-S)-binding protein yields the protein MEPFVLEKEKKERFLDRIRDMVPGGDRLDLCLTCGACASGCPATGLEGMDPRKFLRLAVLGLDDQIAGHPWVWMCSMCMRCTHACPMGINIGAMVYEARNLWPRDQRPKGILGSCDMALRNSSGSAMGISEDDFEWVIEDILGEVRETQPAWKDLQAPVDKKGAHFFLSQNSREPGIEPEEMVPLWKILHIAGVDWTYSKRGWGGENYCMFLADDQSWEKVTRNTIASAMDLGCKVYLNTECGHSTYSVWMGQKKFNIDTPLQIEPIVPHYARWIRDGRLKPDPEWNRNLKIKFTVQDPCQQVRKSFGDPLAEDLRFVVKACVGEENFIDMVPNRSNNYCCGGGGGYLQSGYNEARLKYGELKKDQILATGAHYCVTPCHNCHDQIHKLAEHYQCGYHTIHLWTLLALSLGVLGENERTYLGEDLLDVNLPEA from the coding sequence ATGGAACCCTTTGTTCTGGAAAAAGAAAAAAAAGAGCGATTCCTGGATCGTATTCGTGACATGGTGCCCGGCGGCGACCGCCTGGACCTTTGTCTGACCTGCGGCGCATGTGCATCAGGATGTCCGGCCACCGGCCTTGAAGGAATGGATCCGCGTAAATTTTTGCGCCTGGCGGTTCTGGGCCTTGATGATCAGATCGCCGGCCACCCGTGGGTATGGATGTGCTCCATGTGCATGCGCTGTACTCATGCCTGCCCAATGGGGATAAATATCGGGGCAATGGTATATGAAGCCCGCAATCTATGGCCCCGGGACCAGAGACCAAAGGGTATCCTGGGGTCCTGCGACATGGCCCTTCGCAATTCCAGCGGCAGTGCCATGGGCATTTCAGAGGATGATTTCGAATGGGTGATCGAAGATATACTCGGGGAAGTCCGGGAAACCCAGCCGGCATGGAAAGACCTGCAGGCGCCAGTGGACAAAAAGGGGGCGCATTTTTTCCTGAGCCAGAATTCCAGGGAACCCGGAATTGAGCCAGAAGAAATGGTTCCTTTATGGAAAATCCTCCACATTGCCGGTGTTGACTGGACATACAGCAAACGGGGCTGGGGCGGAGAAAATTACTGCATGTTTCTGGCAGATGACCAGAGCTGGGAAAAAGTGACCCGAAACACCATAGCGTCTGCAATGGATCTGGGTTGCAAGGTGTATCTCAACACCGAATGCGGCCATTCCACTTATTCAGTGTGGATGGGGCAGAAAAAATTCAATATTGACACGCCTCTTCAGATCGAACCCATTGTGCCCCATTATGCCCGATGGATCCGGGACGGCCGGCTGAAACCGGATCCTGAGTGGAACCGCAATCTGAAAATAAAGTTTACAGTGCAGGATCCCTGCCAGCAGGTCAGAAAAAGCTTTGGTGATCCCCTGGCCGAAGATCTGCGATTTGTTGTCAAAGCCTGTGTGGGTGAAGAAAATTTTATTGATATGGTCCCGAATCGTTCCAATAACTATTGCTGCGGCGGGGGCGGCGGTTACCTGCAGTCCGGGTATAACGAGGCGCGCCTGAAATACGGGGAGCTCAAAAAAGACCAGATTCTGGCAACAGGGGCACATTATTGTGTAACTCCCTGTCATAACTGTCATGACCAGATCCATAAACTCGCAGAACATTACCAGTGCGGATATCACACCATTCATCTCTGGACCTTGCTCGCCTTGTCCCTGGGCGTTCTGGGTGAAAATGAACGCACCTACCTGGGGGAGGATCTGCTGGATGTCAATTTGCCGGAAGCCTGA